In a single window of the Acyrthosiphon pisum isolate AL4f chromosome X, pea_aphid_22Mar2018_4r6ur, whole genome shotgun sequence genome:
- the LOC103307714 gene encoding craniofacial development protein 2-like, whose product MFYSGTKNQKHEHGVGFIVKNSMVNSVKKIEPISDKNCYLQISGKILDVVFINCYAPTESAENNTKDDFYDSLERTFDKLPRNCITIIVGDLNVEVCREEVFQRTAEKESLHLESNSNRIRLISFAASKDL is encoded by the coding sequence ATGTTCTATAGCggaacaaaaaatcaaaaacatgaACATGGAGTTGGCttcattgtaaaaaattcaatggTAAATtcggttaaaaaaattgaaccaaTCAGTGATAAAAACTGCTACTTACAAATCTCGGGAAAAATTCTGGATGTCGTGTTTATCAATTGCTATGCCCCGACGGAGTCGGCTGAAAACAACACAAAGGACGACTTCTATGACTCATTAGAAAGAACTTTCGACAAACTTCCCAGGAATTGTATAACGATCATAGTCGGAGATCTAAATGTCGAAGTCTGTCGGGAAGAGGTTTTTCAAAGAACAGCGGAAAAGGAAAGTCTTCACCTAGAGAGTAATAGTAATAGAATAAGATTAATTAGTTTCGCTGCATCAAAAGACCTATAA